The following is a genomic window from Halobacterium sp. R2-5.
GGGACGGCACGGGCGAGGTCGTCGAGACCGGGGAGACGTACGCGCTCCTCGACGCGCCCGAGCACCCCACACCCGGCGACGGGCTCGCGGGCGTCGCCACCGACGGCGGCGGCGTCCTCGACGGCGGCTTCCCGCACTACGAGGGCGGCGGCGTCCTCGGGCGGGCCAGCTCGGACGAAGCAGTCTCGTTGCTCGGGCGGGAGGTCGGCGCCACGACCGACGGCCGCACCGTCGCGTGGCGGGACGTGACGGTCACGGTCGACGGCGGGCCGATTCACGGGCTCTCGCTGTGGCTCGGCAGCGACCGCCTCGGCGTCAAGCTCGTCGCGCCCGACCGCGAGTTCGCCGTCGGCGACCGGGTCGCGGTCGCCGTCGAGTAGCTGTCTCGGTGCTCCGCGTTACGCGAACGCCACGCCCTCGCGCCCGACGAGTTCGCCGAACAGCCAGTCGGCGTGGTCGAGGGCGTACTCGCGGTGCGCTTCTTCGATGTAGCCGACGGCGTCCTCGACGAGCACCGGCCGGTAGTCCCGGAGGCCCGCGCTCCCCGCGGTGTGGAGCACGCAGACGTTCGCGAGCGTCCCGCAGAGCAGCAGGTCGTCGACGCCGTGCGCGTCGAGGTGGGCTTCGAGGCCGGTCTGGTAGAACGCGTCGTACGTGTGCTTCTCGACGACGTAGTCGTCCCCGCGGACGTCGAGGTCGTCGTGGAGGTCGGCGTCCCACGTCCCCTCGACGACGTGTTCGCCCCAGCGCTCGAACTCGTCGTAGTAGTGGGTGTCCTCGAACTGCTCGGGCGGGTGGATGTCGCGCGTGTAGACGACGCTCGCGCCCGCGTC
Proteins encoded in this region:
- a CDS encoding isochorismatase family cysteine hydrolase, translating into MEFDPDSTAVVVVDMQNGFCHPEGSLYAPASEDALDPVTDLVERARDAGASVVYTRDIHPPEQFEDTHYYDEFERWGEHVVEGTWDADLHDDLDVRGDDYVVEKHTYDAFYQTGLEAHLDAHGVDDLLLCGTLANVCVLHTAGSAGLRDYRPVLVEDAVGYIEEAHREYALDHADWLFGELVGREGVAFA